The sequence TTGGTTGTACAGCATGATACGTCAGTACTCGTGCGATTCGCCCCGCCCCTGGTTGCGCTCGGCTCATTGCTCCCGCATCGCCTGTTCCAAAGGCACGTAGGGAAGATCAAACGCTTCTGCAACTCCCTTGTACGTCACCTTCCCGAAGTAGATGTTGACTCCCTTTGCCAGCTCTGGATCGGTCTCGATCGCCTTGCGGTAGCCCAGATCGGCCAGCTTCAGGGCGTAGGGCAGCGTCGCGTTTGTCAACGCAATGGTGGAGGTCATCGGTACTGCGCCGGGCATGTTGGCGACCCCGTAATGGATCACACCGTCGACGATGTAGGTGGGATCAGCGTGGGTAGTTGGCCGAATGGTCTCCACGCAGCCGCCCTGATCGACGGCCACGTCCACGATGACCGAGCCCGGCTTCATCAGCTTGAGCATCTCGCGGGTGATGAGTTTCGGGGCCTTGGCGCCGGGGATAAGCACCGCCCCGATCACGAGGTCGGCCTGGGCAATGGACTTGCGGATGGTCTCCGGATTGGAGATAAGCGTCTTGACGTTCTTCGGCATCACGTCGTCCAGGTAGCGCAGGCGCTCCAAGTTGACATCCAGAATGGTCACCTGCGCACCCATCCCGGCGGCCATCTTGGCCGCATTCATTCCCACTACCCCTCCTCCCAGGATCACGACGTGCGCTGGCTCGACACCCGGCACACCCGACAGGAGAATCCCTTTGCCCCCGGAGACCTTTTCCAGGCACTTGGCCCCCTCCTGCACAGCCATCCGCCCGGCGACCTCGCTCATGGGAATCAGGAGAGGCAGGGAACCATCGGCTTTCTGTACGGTCTCGTAGGCGATGGCCACACAGCGGGAGCGAATCATGGCCTCGGTGAGCTCGCGGGAGGCGGCGAAGTGGAAATAGGTGAACACCACCTGCCCTTCGCGAATGAGGTCGTATTCCTGGGGCAACGGCTCTTTGACCTTGACCACCATCTCCGCCCGGGCGTA is a genomic window of candidate division KSB1 bacterium containing:
- the ald gene encoding alanine dehydrogenase, which encodes MIVGVPKEIKANENRVAMTPVGVEVMTHHGHTVLVEKGAGLGSGFEDDDYRRSGAQVVEDPREIYARAEMVVKVKEPLPQEYDLIREGQVVFTYFHFAASRELTEAMIRSRCVAIAYETVQKADGSLPLLIPMSEVAGRMAVQEGAKCLEKVSGGKGILLSGVPGVEPAHVVILGGGVVGMNAAKMAAGMGAQVTILDVNLERLRYLDDVMPKNVKTLISNPETIRKSIAQADLVIGAVLIPGAKAPKLITREMLKLMKPGSVIVDVAVDQGGCVETIRPTTHADPTYIVDGVIHYGVANMPGAVPMTSTIALTNATLPYALKLADLGYRKAIETDPELAKGVNIYFGKVTYKGVAEAFDLPYVPLEQAMREQ